From a single Onychomys torridus chromosome 9, mOncTor1.1, whole genome shotgun sequence genomic region:
- the LOC118591551 gene encoding 60S ribosomal protein L36a-like, giving the protein MVNVPKTRRTFCKKCGKHQPHKVTQYKKGKDSLSAQGKRHYDRRQSGYGGQTKPIFHKKAKTTKKIVLRLECVEPNCRSKRMLAIKRCKRFELGGDKKRKGQVIQF; this is encoded by the coding sequence ATGGTGAACGTTCCTAAGACCCGCCGGACGTTTTGCAAGAAATGTGGCAAGCACCAACCCCACAAAGTGACCCAGTACAAGAAGGGCAAGGATTCTTTGTCTGCCCAGGGAAAGCGGCACTATGACAGGAGACAGAGCGGCTATGGAGGGCAGACTAAGCCGATTTTCCACAAAAAGGCTAAAACTACAAAGAAGATTGTGCTGAGACTTGAGTGTGTCGAGCCCAACTGCAGATCTAAGAGGATGCTGGCTATTAAGAGATGCAAGCGCTTTGAACTGGGAGGCGATAAGAAGAGAAAGGGCCAAGTGATCCAGTTCTAA